In the genome of Terriglobales bacterium, the window AAATCCCCGCCCGTCCCTGCGCCGGTGGCCAGTCCCGCCCCGGCCGCGCCCGCCGCTCGACCGGAGCGGCGCCGCGCCCCGCGCCTGCCTGAGACCCCGCCCACGCCTCCGCCTCCGCCCAAGCTGGACGACTACGAGCCCATCCTGGGGCGCCCCGAACTGGACGAATTGCACTTCCTGGCCAGCCGCCTGCGCGGCAAGACCGTCAAGATGGTCAACTCCACCGCCATGGGCGGGGGCGTGGCCGAGATCCTCAACCGCCTGGTGCCCATCCTCAACGAGCTGGAGCTTCCCACCCGCTGGGAGGTGATCACCGGGGGCGACGATTTCTTCGAGGTCACCAAGGCCTTCCACAACGCTTTGCACGGGGGCGAGTATGAGTTCACCGCCTCCGCCCGCGACCTCTTCCTGGCCGCCAACGAGCAGAACCGCCAGCGCATGGAGTTTGTGGAGGACCTGTTCGTCATCCACGATCCCCAGCCGGCCGCGCTCATCCAGGCGCGGGACCCGCGCCGCGGGCGCTGGGCCTGGCGCTGCCACATCGATCTCTCCAACCCCCATCGCGGGGTGTGGGAGTTCCTGCGCCCCTTCGTGGAGCGCTACGACGCCGCCATCTTCTCTTCCCCCGCCTTCGCGCGCCAGCTTCCCATCCCCCAGTTCCTCTTCTACCCCTGCATCGACCCGCTCTCGGAGAAGAACAAAGAGCTGGAAGACAGCTTCGTGCAGAAGGTGTGCGACGACTTCGGGCTGGACCGCTCCCGCCCTATCGTCACCCAGATCTCGCGCTTCGACCGGCTGAAGGACCCGCTGGGGGTGATCGAGGCCTACCGCCAGGCCAGGAAGTACGTGGACTGCCAGCTGGTGCTGGCCGGGGGCGGGGCCAAGGACGATCCCGAAGGCGCCGCCGTGCTCGCCGAGGTGGAGCAGGCCGCCGGCGACGATCCCGACATCTTCATCCTCAACCTGCCGCCCTGGTCGGCGCTGGAGATCAACGCCCTGCAGCGCGCCTCCACCCTGGTGATACAGAAATCGCTGCGCGAGGGCTTCGGCCTGACCGTGGCTGAGGCCCTGTGGAAGGGCAAGCCGGTCATCGGCAGCGCCGTCGGCGGCATCCCCACCCAGATCATCCACAAGCTCACCGGGGTGCTGGTGCAGTCGGTGGAGGGCTGCGCCTATCAGATCCGCTATCTGCTCACCCACCCCGAGTTCGCCCGCCAACTGGGCCAGGACGGGCGCGAGCACGTGCGCGAGAACTTCCTCATCACCACCAACGCCAAGCGCTACCTGGTGATGTTCCAGGTGCTGCTGGGGCTGGTGCCGCCGCTGCGCGCGGCTTGAGCCCGGCGCGCAGGCCCTCCCCGGAGCTACAATGCGGTCCTGGGGAGGAAGCCTCGCCATGTTCTGTCCCGCCTGCGGCTCGCAGAACGCTCCCGAAGCCCAGAAGTGCGCGGCCTGTGGCGCGGCCCTGCCGGTGGCAGCGGCTGCCGCCGCTCCCGCTCCCGCGGCGCCCTCGGCCCCGCCCGGAGGCGCTCCCGCGGCACCCGTCACGGCCCCTGTGGCCACCATCTCCAGCGACGTCTATGTAGGCAAGTACCGCCTGGCCGGGCTGGGTGACCGCTTCCTCGCCCTGGTGTTGGACGGGTTTCTTCAGGCCGCCCTGTTCGCCCTCATCGGCATGTGGGCGGCGGCGCGCTGGGGTGGCGTCACCGAGACCGGCTTCAGCCTGGAAGGGCCGCGCGCCCTCGTGCCCCTGGGGCTGGCCCTGGCCGCCGGCTTCCTCTACTTCTGGCTGATGGAGGGGCTCTTCGGAGCCACCCTGGGCAAGGCCGCGATGGGTATTCAGGTGCGGCGCAAGGACGCCTCCGCCTGCACCCTGGCCGCTTCCTTGGTGCGCAACCTGGCCCGCCTGATCGATGGCCTGTTCTTCTACCTGCTGGGCTTCTTCGTGGCGTTGTTTTCCCGGCTGCGGCAGCGGGTGGGCGATCACCTGGCGGGCACGGTGGTGGTGCAGCGCGCCTGGGGAAAGGCGCTGCGCGGCGCCGTCGCCCTGCTGTGGCTGGCCGCCATCGGCGGCTGCCTGTGGTACGCCTACCAGATCCACAAGACCGCGCCCCTGCCCGCGGGGGGCGCGACCGGCGCCCCGGCTTCCACCGCCGGTGGCGGCGCCGTCCCCGCCGGCTTCACCAGCGGCGACTATGCCCTGGTGAACTTCTCCTTCCGCGAGAGCAAGGAGGGCCCGCTGCGTCCCGCCGGCCCTTACCACCCCGGCGACCAGGTGTATGCCAGTTACGAGCTTCAGGGCGCCTCCCGGGGTCCGCAGAATCAGATCAACCTGGCCTTCACCATCACCCTGCTGGATCCCGGCGGCGCTACCGTGGAGACCCTCACCACCGGTCTGAACCAGGCGCTGGACCCCACTTCGCCCATCAAAGGGACCTTCCAGTTTCCCCTCAAGCCGTACTACCCGCCGGGAGCCTACAAGGTCGCCATCCACATGCACGACGGGGTGAGCAGCCGCGACGCCGAGTTCTTCCCCGGCTTCACCGTGGAGGCCCCGGCGCTGGCGCCCGCCAGCCAGCTCGAGCTCCGCGACTTCCAGTTCTCGACTGCGCAGGACGGCCCCGCCCTCACCCCCGCCGTCTACCAGCCCGGGCAGACCGTCTATTACCGCTTCTCGCTCTTCGGCCTGCAGTTCAGCCAGGACAAGTGCAACCTGCACATCGCCTTCAAGCTGCTGGGGCCGAACGGGGACGTCCTGATGGACAAGCCCGACTGGGACGTCACCGAAGACAGCTTCCCTTACCACCCCGCCACCTTCTACATCCCCTACCACGGCTACATCTCGCTGCCCTCCGGCGCCGCCAAGGGC includes:
- a CDS encoding glycosyltransferase, which codes for KSPPVPAPVASPAPAAPAARPERRRAPRLPETPPTPPPPPKLDDYEPILGRPELDELHFLASRLRGKTVKMVNSTAMGGGVAEILNRLVPILNELELPTRWEVITGGDDFFEVTKAFHNALHGGEYEFTASARDLFLAANEQNRQRMEFVEDLFVIHDPQPAALIQARDPRRGRWAWRCHIDLSNPHRGVWEFLRPFVERYDAAIFSSPAFARQLPIPQFLFYPCIDPLSEKNKELEDSFVQKVCDDFGLDRSRPIVTQISRFDRLKDPLGVIEAYRQARKYVDCQLVLAGGGAKDDPEGAAVLAEVEQAAGDDPDIFILNLPPWSALEINALQRASTLVIQKSLREGFGLTVAEALWKGKPVIGSAVGGIPTQIIHKLTGVLVQSVEGCAYQIRYLLTHPEFARQLGQDGREHVRENFLITTNAKRYLVMFQVLLGLVPPLRAA
- a CDS encoding RDD family protein; this encodes MFCPACGSQNAPEAQKCAACGAALPVAAAAAAPAPAAPSAPPGGAPAAPVTAPVATISSDVYVGKYRLAGLGDRFLALVLDGFLQAALFALIGMWAAARWGGVTETGFSLEGPRALVPLGLALAAGFLYFWLMEGLFGATLGKAAMGIQVRRKDASACTLAASLVRNLARLIDGLFFYLLGFFVALFSRLRQRVGDHLAGTVVVQRAWGKALRGAVALLWLAAIGGCLWYAYQIHKTAPLPAGGATGAPASTAGGGAVPAGFTSGDYALVNFSFRESKEGPLRPAGPYHPGDQVYASYELQGASRGPQNQINLAFTITLLDPGGATVETLTTGLNQALDPTSPIKGTFQFPLKPYYPPGAYKVAIHMHDGVSSRDAEFFPGFTVEAPALAPASQLELRDFQFSTAQDGPALTPAVYQPGQTVYYRFSLFGLQFSQDKCNLHIAFKLLGPNGDVLMDKPDWDVTEDSFPYHPATFYIPYHGYISLPSGAAKGSYTQQYVISDNAAGKTLTYEAKFEVK